One part of the Algibacter sp. L1A34 genome encodes these proteins:
- a CDS encoding endo-1,4-beta-xylanase, with the protein MINKTKQYLILFVLLLTLFNCKNDPIKENSVSLKQAFQNDFFIGAAINKDQIEGTDTLAVNLLKKEFNALTPENEMKWEQIHPKKDSFYFDVADKYVALGEKMNAHIVGHTLVWHSQLAPWMQEIEDSTVMANQVKHHINTIVTKYKGRINSWDVVNEALNEDGTLRQSIFYNVLGENYIEQAFKAASIADPEAELIYNDYNMWKPAKRAGAIKLVKQIQAKGTTIDGIGMQAHWSLNGPSLEDIENSIIEYSKLGVKVMITELDVTALPNPWDLEGAEVSQNYDELVGDKTMDPYQKALPDSIQVKLANRYEAIFKLFLKHKDKIGRVTFWGVTDKQSWLNNWPIKGRTNYPLLFDRDFSTKKAYDSVIALKQNNDE; encoded by the coding sequence ATGATTAATAAAACAAAACAATATCTTATCTTATTTGTACTTCTATTAACTTTATTTAATTGTAAAAACGACCCAATAAAAGAGAATTCGGTTTCGTTAAAGCAAGCTTTTCAAAACGACTTTTTTATTGGTGCGGCAATTAATAAAGACCAGATAGAAGGCACGGACACTCTAGCTGTTAATTTACTAAAAAAGGAGTTTAATGCCTTAACTCCCGAAAACGAAATGAAATGGGAACAAATTCATCCTAAAAAAGATTCCTTTTATTTTGATGTAGCAGATAAATATGTGGCTCTAGGCGAAAAAATGAATGCTCATATTGTTGGTCACACCCTTGTTTGGCATAGCCAATTAGCGCCATGGATGCAAGAAATTGAAGATAGTACGGTAATGGCAAACCAGGTTAAGCACCATATTAATACTATTGTCACTAAATATAAAGGTAGAATTAATTCTTGGGATGTTGTTAATGAAGCTTTAAATGAAGATGGAACCTTAAGACAATCTATATTTTATAATGTTTTAGGCGAAAATTATATTGAGCAAGCCTTTAAAGCTGCCTCTATTGCAGATCCTGAAGCTGAATTAATTTATAACGACTATAATATGTGGAAACCAGCAAAACGAGCTGGTGCAATAAAACTAGTAAAACAAATACAAGCAAAAGGGACAACAATAGATGGTATTGGTATGCAGGCGCATTGGAGTTTAAATGGTCCTTCTCTCGAAGATATTGAAAATAGCATTATTGAATATTCTAAACTTGGTGTTAAAGTTATGATTACAGAATTAGATGTAACAGCATTACCAAACCCTTGGGATTTAGAAGGCGCTGAGGTGAGTCAAAATTACGACGAGCTTGTAGGTGATAAAACAATGGATCCATACCAAAAAGCACTGCCAGATTCTATACAAGTAAAATTAGCAAACCGATATGAAGCTATTTTTAAATTGTTTTTAAAACATAAAGATAAAATTGGTAGAGTTACTTTTTGGGGTGTTACAGATAAACAATCTTGGCTAAATAATTGGCCTATAAAAGGGCGTACAAACTACCCACTTTTATTCGATAGGGATTTTTCAACAAAAAAAGCATACGACAGTGTTATAGCTCTTAAACAAAATAACGACGAATAA
- a CDS encoding endonuclease/exonuclease/phosphatase family protein has protein sequence MISATDIPPSEVQDNLNLLKVDLNAKIPSKKLDKNLLIATWNIRAFGNLTRKWDSDDTDSPKRDLHSVLCIAEIISRFDVVAVQEVKDNIRALRDTLKVLGTNWSFILTDVNKGKVGNGERMAYLFDKRRVQLSGLAGELVVPEEWEDDIKDHALSNQFVRSPYAVSFQSNNHTFILVTLHILYGSSPSSRIDELKGIAKWLSSWANSINAYHQDFIVLGDFNIDERGDLLDQTFLSEGLYVPPQLQNEGVTRSIFNTTKYYDQIAWFNSENKGPKLSMEFLNGGNYDFVPFALKNRELTKNSLSWLISDHYPLWAEFKV, from the coding sequence ATGATTTCCGCTACAGATATACCGCCATCCGAAGTGCAAGACAATTTAAATTTACTAAAAGTAGATTTGAACGCTAAAATCCCTTCAAAAAAATTAGATAAAAACCTTTTAATTGCCACTTGGAATATACGTGCTTTTGGTAATTTAACTCGAAAATGGGATTCTGATGATACCGACTCTCCTAAACGTGATTTACACTCTGTTTTATGCATTGCCGAAATTATTAGCAGGTTTGATGTGGTTGCCGTACAAGAGGTGAAAGATAATATTAGAGCTTTGAGGGATACCTTAAAAGTTTTAGGTACTAATTGGTCTTTTATATTAACCGATGTTAATAAAGGTAAAGTGGGCAATGGGGAACGCATGGCTTATCTTTTTGATAAAAGACGTGTACAATTATCGGGATTAGCAGGAGAATTGGTTGTACCAGAGGAGTGGGAAGATGATATTAAGGACCACGCCTTATCGAATCAATTTGTGAGATCCCCTTATGCTGTAAGTTTTCAATCAAACAATCATACCTTTATATTAGTAACCTTACATATTTTATATGGTAGCAGCCCAAGTAGCAGAATAGATGAATTAAAAGGTATTGCCAAATGGCTTTCTAGTTGGGCAAATAGCATCAATGCTTATCATCAAGATTTTATTGTTTTGGGAGATTTTAATATAGATGAACGTGGTGATCTTTTAGACCAAACATTTCTTTCCGAAGGATTGTATGTGCCACCTCAACTTCAAAATGAAGGTGTAACGAGATCCATTTTCAACACCACAAAATACTACGATCAAATTGCTTGGTTTAATAGTGAAAATAAAGGCCCTAAACTTTCTATGGAATTTTTAAATGGTGGTAATTACGACTTTGTTCCTTTTGCTTTAAAAAATCGTGAGCTAACAAAAAACAGTTTGTCTTGGCTTATATCCGACCATTATCCATTATGGGCAGAATTTAAAGTTTAA
- a CDS encoding WG repeat-containing protein: protein MKIKQIILLVFSSFIALSCREYVDKGLTNYRYFDRALADTIPKKKLKAVTNEAYLQYGVNVAFVNESNDTVIPFGKYAYYGSDTLEFYANVMEHPNDSTYGRQIAIDRNEHILFDLVMFDNGPEPIKGGLTRVLRNGKMGYANVFGQVVIACKYDYVKWFENGKAEVTYNAKEFFDLDEHRAIESEEWFLIDKKGKRVE, encoded by the coding sequence ATGAAAATAAAACAAATAATCCTATTGGTTTTTAGTTCCTTTATAGCGTTGTCGTGTAGGGAATATGTTGATAAGGGTTTAACAAACTATCGGTATTTTGACAGGGCTTTGGCAGATACTATTCCGAAGAAAAAACTGAAAGCGGTTACAAACGAGGCATATCTGCAATATGGAGTTAACGTTGCTTTTGTAAATGAAAGTAATGATACTGTAATTCCGTTTGGGAAATATGCATACTACGGCTCGGATACATTAGAATTCTATGCCAATGTTATGGAGCATCCCAATGATAGTACGTATGGACGCCAGATAGCCATAGACAGAAACGAGCATATTCTATTCGATCTTGTTATGTTTGATAATGGACCGGAACCGATTAAAGGTGGGTTAACGCGAGTGCTTCGAAATGGTAAAATGGGATATGCTAACGTATTTGGACAGGTTGTAATTGCCTGCAAATATGATTATGTGAAATGGTTTGAAAACGGAAAAGCGGAAGTAACTTACAATGCCAAAGAATTTTTTGATTTAGATGAACACAGAGCTATTGAAAGTGAGGAATGGTTTTTGATTGATAAAAAAGGAAAGCGGGTAGAATAA
- a CDS encoding class I SAM-dependent DNA methyltransferase: MSIEQAYNIWANQYDTNENRTRDLDKTCTIETLSKYKFSNVLELCCGTGKNTEWLLAHAQQIIGLDFSGEMLNKAKEKIVDDKVTFKKADLTQNWEIDNNFADLITCSLTLEHIENLDHIFNQAYSKLKKNGLFFISELHPFKQYSGSKARYETEQGTKELEVYIHHVSEYIDDAKKHGLELVELKEWFDEDAEHGLPRLISFVFKK, encoded by the coding sequence ATGAGCATAGAGCAAGCCTATAATATTTGGGCAAATCAATACGACACAAACGAAAACCGCACAAGAGATTTAGATAAAACGTGCACTATTGAGACTTTAAGTAAATATAAGTTTAGTAATGTACTAGAATTATGTTGTGGCACAGGGAAAAATACGGAATGGTTATTAGCGCATGCACAGCAAATAATTGGTTTGGATTTTTCGGGAGAAATGCTTAATAAAGCAAAGGAAAAAATAGTAGACGATAAGGTTACTTTCAAAAAAGCAGACTTAACTCAAAACTGGGAAATCGACAATAATTTTGCCGACCTTATAACTTGTAGTTTAACGCTAGAGCATATAGAAAACTTAGATCATATTTTTAATCAAGCATATTCAAAATTAAAAAAGAATGGCTTGTTTTTTATTAGTGAATTACATCCTTTTAAACAATATTCGGGTAGTAAAGCTAGGTATGAAACGGAGCAAGGTACGAAGGAATTAGAAGTGTATATTCATCATGTTTCGGAATATATTGATGATGCCAAAAAGCATGGTTTGGAATTGGTTGAATTAAAAGAATGGTTTGATGAAGACGCAGAACATGGATTGCCTAGATTAATTTCTTTTGTGTTTAAAAAATAA
- a CDS encoding NAD(P)-dependent oxidoreductase, translated as MKFAVIKERKNPPDRRVVFSPSKLAEAQKQFPQATFKVESSDIRVFSDKEYQNLGFEVSENVSDCDVMLGVKEVPIDALIPNKKYFFFSHTIKKQPYNRKLLKAVLDKNIELYDHETIVNEKGFRLIGFGRYAGIVGAYNGFRAWGLKYNTWQLPKAGPLPNQQALISELNKLELSNIKILLSGSGKVANGSQEMLDAMNIKSVSVTDYLNSAFSEPVYCKIDVLDYNKRKDGQVIDNQDFFDNPQDYESDFMRFAKVTDYYIAGHFHGDGAPFLYTRTDVKSPDFNIKVVADISCDVDGPVATTLRASTIADPIYGYDPKTESEIDYKNDKAIVVMAVDNLPCELPQDASEGFGEMFLKAVIPAFFNNDADGVLQRAKMTENGKLSENFSYLQGYVDGN; from the coding sequence ATGAAATTCGCCGTTATAAAAGAACGTAAAAACCCGCCCGATCGCCGTGTGGTATTCTCTCCATCAAAATTAGCTGAAGCACAAAAACAATTTCCGCAGGCTACTTTTAAAGTAGAAAGCTCAGATATTCGTGTGTTTTCTGATAAAGAATACCAAAATTTAGGATTCGAGGTTTCAGAAAACGTGTCAGATTGCGATGTCATGCTTGGCGTAAAAGAAGTGCCCATCGATGCATTAATTCCGAATAAAAAATACTTTTTCTTTTCACACACCATAAAAAAGCAACCCTATAACCGCAAACTATTAAAAGCCGTTTTAGATAAAAACATAGAACTTTACGATCACGAAACTATAGTAAATGAAAAAGGGTTTCGCTTAATAGGTTTCGGTCGTTACGCCGGCATCGTAGGAGCATACAATGGTTTTCGAGCATGGGGATTAAAATATAATACTTGGCAATTACCCAAAGCTGGACCATTACCAAACCAGCAAGCCTTAATAAGCGAGCTCAATAAATTAGAACTGTCAAACATAAAAATATTACTAAGCGGTAGCGGTAAAGTAGCAAATGGCTCTCAAGAAATGCTTGATGCCATGAATATAAAAAGTGTATCTGTAACCGATTATTTAAACAGCGCTTTTAGCGAACCCGTATATTGTAAAATAGACGTACTAGATTATAACAAACGTAAAGATGGACAGGTAATCGATAATCAAGATTTTTTCGATAACCCACAAGATTATGAGTCGGATTTTATGCGTTTTGCAAAAGTAACCGATTATTATATTGCAGGTCATTTCCATGGAGATGGGGCACCATTTCTGTATACAAGAACAGATGTTAAATCTCCCGACTTTAACATTAAAGTTGTTGCCGATATTAGTTGTGATGTCGATGGTCCAGTAGCTACAACATTAAGAGCATCAACCATTGCGGACCCTATTTATGGTTACGATCCCAAAACAGAATCTGAAATCGATTATAAAAACGACAAAGCCATTGTGGTTATGGCAGTCGATAATTTACCATGCGAACTTCCACAAGATGCTAGTGAAGGTTTTGGTGAGATGTTTTTAAAAGCTGTAATTCCAGCTTTTTTTAATAACGATGCCGATGGTGTTTTACAACGAGCAAAAATGACCGAAAACGGTAAACTAAGTGAAAATTTCTCCTATTTGCAGGGATATGTTGACGGAAACTAA